In the Epinephelus fuscoguttatus linkage group LG10, E.fuscoguttatus.final_Chr_v1 genome, ACAGTTCTCATTAATGTTGAATTTTAGCTATGGATTCCGAAACCATTTTTTGCaccagctgtaaacatgtttatttctgctgtaacttTTAACATAAGAgtttatggggattgacttacttctggagccagcctcaagtggccattagaggaactgcagtttttggcacttccgtgtTGGCTTGGTTTTTGTGCAGCTCAATTGTcaaaacaaatgttgacaaaTGTTTACATTTCCGTAATGCTGTAGTTaaaatgtggttatgtttaagcacaaaagctgcttggttatggttaggaaaaatcatgttttggcttaaaattgtagctggaaatgcagcgatgtgtAGATAAATAACAGAGCCGAAACACCAGATAGGTCAGACCACTGGTGTTTAACTATATATCGAGGGTTTGAAGCACAAGGGGCGtaagtgacattttcagaattttaCAGGAGAGCTAAAACAAACTTTTCATTGATTGTAATTActtgattaaaaacaacatatttgaGCAATCTACACTTTTATAGAGATTAGGCTTCACGGAATCCATATTTtaaagaattattatttttttaactacaaAAATACAGCTTTTTAGCCAAAACGTCACTTATGCCTTTTGTGCGCCGACATTTTATTACCTATTGTTTGTTGCTATGGGCGTAAGTGACATTCAAAATATGATGATACTGGAATAGAGACAGAGTAACAAGCCAAAATAagccacattttttttattttattactcatCATTGACAATATACTGTAACATAATATTTGTACCATACTCTATACTCTAAAtataatttcattaaaaaacagtaacagtgaGCCCATTCAAAAACAGTTCGTACAATACTCTAAATACATCAGTTTATTTAACCCCATGTAAGTAACTCCAGGAACCCCATGTTATTTTCTTTCTGACAGTTTAAATCTTTGAATTGTCAATTATCATTAACATTGCATGAATTATTTAAACTCTACagttatggctgaaaatgacaacagaaataagtAAGTTTGCCAATTTCACATATCCCTGCTATTCAAATCAATTTCCAATTGTCTACCTGGAAGTGACAGCTGTTGCTGTTAGCgtgacgtcacagtgattcTATCtataatatctcaaaataataatcacaatGTCAACTTTGTACAAGTCCTTTaatcttaaaaaatatttaggtgCATATGTAAACATATTATGTAAATggcaaaataattttcacaataaCCAAAGTCACATTAGATATAATAGTATAACAAAACAGGTGAGTACCAAACATCACCAGCCACTCTATTTTTGAAACAACAGATACACATGAACATTGTCAACGactaaaatttgaaaaaaattcaaaacccAACCTTGGTCTTCCAAAAATTTACCACTACACTCCTttcaatgaaaagaaaaagtacaCAACCTCAGCCCCTGTAATTTCTTACAGTCCCTTACTGTGGAGAGAGCGAAGGCGTTTAGATATACTGTCtaccttgtgtttttgttcaggcCGTTAAAACATAAACTTGGCTTACTTGATCGACCCCTTGGGAGGAGCTGCAAAGATTTGTCAGTGTGAAGTCTCAGGCGGAAAGTCTAATCAATGAACTGGCCTGGGCTCTTAATTACTGCTGCTTTTGCCACTGTAAGGAGAAATCAATGATGTCAAGTATTCAAAGCAAGAGACAAGGCTGCTGCACACTACACAGAGCAGACACACTTCATAGAGTCACATTGCTACTACAAAAGCCCTCCTCCTAGTTAACACAGTTCCTTCCACTCCACAGCGCTGCCGATTCTGAGCCAGTCGATTCAAAGGCGTTGTTATAAAGACTATAACATAATTAAAAGTGACGGCAAAAGAAAGACGATGGATGTAACACGATCGATCGGGAGTAGGTGACTCAagaatgatttattgatttaatgTATATTGAGAAAAATATTATGTTAAAGAAGGTTCATTTCTTGCACAAgcaaatgaacaaaaatgaGATGTTTTACTAatgtaaatttattttgaaaaagactgaacAAAGACttttcaaagacatgcagagaCTGTACAGTTCCTGTGAAGACAGCAGTGTATTCTGacaagacacaatgcatgtaacaagcgtaaattgacacgGCGTCcgcaacatcaacagcagaatACCTTGCAcataatatgtagacatgaaagccTACTGACCAAGCGGCAATatgtgacaagttgggagtgagaatgagtTGAGGATAATGGAGGTCTGGTACTGTCTATCTTCAGACTCATGCATTCGAGGAttgaaacaacaacatacaaacacatcagTACAAATATTCAACTAACATTTAGAGGTAAACAAACAGCCATCGACACAGGAAAGAGCGCCACCTTAAGAAACTTCACACAACTCATGAGAAGATGTCAAAGTACCGCCCCTAATGTTTGACTGAGTGCTGATCTCTGTGCGGTGAAGGAACGCCACAACAATCAGCTCTCAGCAACAAACGCAGAGACTATTGAATGTCTTCTGTCTATTTGAGTTTACACAACTCTGCACAGTTTCTtacacaagaatgagacagccAAAGTCCAACATAGAGAGGCTCAAGGAAtgtggtctggactctgtgAAGGAGAGTCATGGTTTCAGAGATGCTGTAGAAGGACAGAATACCTGCACTGTGATCCAGGTGCACTCCTACTCTGGAGGACTGCGGACCTGAGACGGGTGTTCGGACTTTGTCGTGCCAAAAGTAATAACAGTCTGGGAAACACTGTAATGCCCAAGATTTGTCATTTTGTCCAAATGGATTACCCAGCCTGCTGATACTTTTGTATGCGACTGCTATATGAACCCCACTCCCactccactccacctcccagtaacaacGTCCAGTCAGACCCTCTTCACTGAGGACCTGAGACCATCCAAAGAATCTGTCTGGGTGATCAGGATAAGGCTGTATCTTCCTCTTGAATTTTGCCTTTCTGTTCCCCTCAGATAATAACACCTTGTATTGTGCTGTGTTTGGATCCAATGTGATTTCATGCGAATATTTTAAGAACTCAGCTCTGGTCTTAGGCTCTGGTTGTGATGGTAAAACCTCCACTGCCTTCACTGTCAGTGAGACGTTCGTCCATTTCTCCCTCAGAACTTCCTGTAGTTTATCTCTGACTTCTGACACAGCCGCTGTCACATACTTGAAGTAGCGCAGAGGACGGATATTAATGCTCAGTGAGTCACTGAGCAGTGACAGGGAGGGGAAGTTGTGTAGAAACTGGTTGTGATCCTCCGTTTGTGAGAGCTTCTTCAGCTCAGCGTCTTTCCTCTTCAGCTCACTGatctcctgctccagcttctcctgAAGCTCTTTGATTTGACTCAATTCGGTTTTCTGCCGGGATCTGACCTGCTGCCTCACATCAGAGCGTCTTTCCTCCATGAGACGGATCAGCTCAATGAAGATCTTCTCACTGTCCTCCACCGCTTTATCAGCAGAGCCATTGAAagcctccacctcctgttgGAGCAGCCtcacatctttctctctgtcctggATTCTTTGCTGGATGTTTTGCCGACTCACCTCCAGCT is a window encoding:
- the LOC125895841 gene encoding tripartite motif-containing protein 16-like — protein: MAQKRVQLDQKTFSCSICLDLLKDPVTTPCGHSYCINCIQSFWDGEDEKKVHSCPQCRQSFTPRPVLLKNTMLAAVVEALKKTGLQTAPAGHCYAGPEDVACDVCTWRKRKAVKSCLQCVASYCEQHLQPHFELFEKHKLVEPCKKLLDNICSRHGEVMKLFCRTDQQCICCFCSVDEHKGHDTVSAAAESTKRQKELEVSRQNIQQRIQDREKDVRLLQQEVEAFNGSADKAVEDSEKIFIELIRLMEERRSDVRQQVRSRQKTELSQIKELQEKLEQEISELKRKDAELKKLSQTEDHNQFLHNFPSLSLLSDSLSINIRPLRYFKYVTAAVSEVRDKLQEVLREKWTNVSLTVKAVEVLPSQPEPKTRAEFLKYSHEITLDPNTAQYKVLLSEGNRKAKFKRKIQPYPDHPDRFFGWSQVLSEEGLTGRCYWEVEWSGSGVHIAVAYKSISRLGNPFGQNDKSWALQCFPDCYYFWHDKVRTPVSGPQSSRVGVHLDHSAGILSFYSISETMTLLHRVQTTFLEPLYVGLWLSHSCVRNCAELCKLK